AACTGAACCGTGGTCGATACAGGACATTCAGGCAATTCTTCTTTTGTCAGCATCGTATCATCTCCTTTATAAGTCCAGATTTGAATGTTACATTCAAATTATAATATAAGATAACGATTAAGACAAGTGGGTTATAAAAAGGTGACTAAGTAACAGATTTGTGCGTACTTTTTTTTAGACAAAGCAGAAGTTAAAATATAATTGCGAACAAGTAAAGGGTTCGTAAAATCCAAAAATGGAGGTAATACACTATGGCACTTTCTAATCTGTTTGGATGGAACAAAAAAGAGGCGGCTTCTACTTGTGGTTCTGCTTGCGGAGCATCCGATAAGCCTGCTGAAGCTCCCGCTGCTTGTGGTGCTACCGATGCTCCTGCTGCCTGCGGCGCTGCTGACAAGCCGGAAGAAAAACCTACCGCTTGCGGTTCTGCCTGCGGCGCTGGCGACAACAAATAATCCAGCCACCACGCCAACACATCCCCGGCATAACTGGTCTTGCCGGGGACTTTTAAAATCATTCTGGCAACTGCCAGTTTTCATATAAAGAGAGGTAATCAATGATGAAACAATATTTTGCTTTTCAGTGGCACATCACTGACGAGTGCGATCAGCGGTGTAAACATTGTTATATCTTTTCGGAAGATCATGGCAAACATCTGGACTCCATGAACTGGGAGCAGATGGTGGACGTAGTGGGCAACTGCTGTGATATGTGCGAAATGTACGATCGGCTTCCCTATTTCTATATCACCGGCGGCGATCCAATCCTGCATCCTGATTTCTGGCGGCTGCTTGGCCTGCTGAAAAAAAGGCACATCCCTTTTACTATCCTCGGCAACCCGTTCCATCTGAATGACGAGGTATGCAAAAGGTTGAAAGAATACGGATGTCAGAAATACCAGCTCTCCCTTGATGGGATGCGGGAAACCCATGACTGGTTCCGTAAGCCCGGCTCCTTTGATTGCACCCTTGAAAAAATCGACTGCATTAAAAAGGCTGGTATCCGCTCAGTCATCATGACTACGGTATCTGGAAAAAACATCAAGGAAATTCCGGATATTATTGACACCGTTATTGCGCATAAGGTGGATGTGTTCGCTTTTGCGCGGTACTGCCCGACCAGCGAGGAAAAGGACACCGGCATGGCCCCGCAGGAATACCGGGAATTGCTGGACACCTGCTATCAGAAATTCCAGAAATATGAAGCCGAAGGCTGCCAAACCTACTTTAATCGGAAAGACCACCTTTGGACGCTCTATGAATACGAAAAAGGCATTTTCAAAATCCCGGAGGATGCACAGGAGGGTATGATCTACGGCGGCTGCAACTGCGGCAACTGCCATTTGACCATCCTGCCCACCGGCGATCTGTACGCCTGCCGTCGCTTTGAAAGCAAGGTAGGCAATGTGTTTGAAGATCGGATTGCCGATGTGTGGGTATGCGACCGCATGGAAGCCTACCGGGACTATACAAAATTCAAAAAATGTTCCAAATGCGAATTGCTGGCTTGGTGCCGGGGATGCCCCGCCGTTACTTACGGTACAACCGGAGATTTTTACGAGGCTGACCCGCAATGCTGGAAGGAGGTTAGATAATGGAATTGCTGGATTTAATTAAGAAAAGAAGGTCTATTCGTAAATATCAAGATAGGCAGATACCGAAAGAGGACCTGGAAAAAATCATCGAAGCAGGTCTCTATGCACCGAATG
This portion of the Thermoanaerobacterium sp. RBIITD genome encodes:
- the acgM gene encoding radical SAM/SPASM domain protein, ACGX system, giving the protein MKQYFAFQWHITDECDQRCKHCYIFSEDHGKHLDSMNWEQMVDVVGNCCDMCEMYDRLPYFYITGGDPILHPDFWRLLGLLKKRHIPFTILGNPFHLNDEVCKRLKEYGCQKYQLSLDGMRETHDWFRKPGSFDCTLEKIDCIKKAGIRSVIMTTVSGKNIKEIPDIIDTVIAHKVDVFAFARYCPTSEEKDTGMAPQEYRELLDTCYQKFQKYEAEGCQTYFNRKDHLWTLYEYEKGIFKIPEDAQEGMIYGGCNCGNCHLTILPTGDLYACRRFESKVGNVFEDRIADVWVCDRMEAYRDYTKFKKCSKCELLAWCRGCPAVTYGTTGDFYEADPQCWKEVR
- the acgA gene encoding ACGX-repeat peptide, which codes for MALSNLFGWNKKEAASTCGSACGASDKPAEAPAACGATDAPAACGAADKPEEKPTACGSACGAGDNK